Proteins found in one Corynebacterium sanguinis genomic segment:
- a CDS encoding DNA methyltransferase, whose amino-acid sequence MRHNLDRFKLHWRTRLDSWTAADQGAIEKKYAQSFWSDFLACFGIPATRMDLFEQDARRGSSGNTGYIDLFWPSVVIGEAKKPGVDLQIAVDQARDYLQGGSVSDTEQPRYIVATDFETFRLLRLGAPEYRFDIAFPLAEVTDHVDELKFLAGYDDTMTREEEEAASIKASKVMANLFTAMAGDDVDENVADAAPTNPEDEDADVQRTSVFLTRLLFLLYGDDAGLWEQDLFYRFVLESTTSENLGSQLDALFDVLNTPEGKRRRVPEAMAAFPYVNGSLFDRAGELRTTTFFSPEMRHALLDACRFRWTDISPAIFGSLFQLVKSKEARRGDGEHYTSEKNILKTLGPLFLDELRAEADRLIAAKTGSAKKQAENLKVFLDQLATHVFIDPACGSGNFLIVAYRELRRIETDLIVAIRQREGLTEDALNITWEQKLSIGQFYGIELNWWPAKIAETAMFLVDHQANRELADAVGMAPERLPITITAHVHHGNALAVDWADFVPEVTGQTYVFGNPPFRGDGREKEQQADLARVWAGKTAALSRLDFVTGWHAKSLDLLANRRGSFAFVTTNSIVQGDQVPRLFGPIFKAGWRIRFAHRTFSWDSEAPGKAAVHCVIVGFDRANEPRPRLWDYPRMKAEPVEVPVERAINAYLVDGPNVLVEKESKPISPVVEKTAYGSKPTDGGHLIVEPHEFDEVTADPIAAKYVHRYVGARELLHGEQRWCLWLDGADPDDIARSPILKQRVEAVRDFRAVSKAASTRDFAQFPSLFRQRAKMHTEYLSIPIHVSELRRYYPVERFGPDVISSNANFQLADPTGVQFGLISSSMFITWQKTVGGRLESRLRFGSTLTWYTFPIPDLDDSSRQRIIAAGEKVLAARELYPGRSLAQHYNPLAMDPALVKAHDALDREVDKAMGAPRKLTTERQRQELLFANYGTLTATE is encoded by the coding sequence ATGCGGCACAACCTCGACCGATTCAAGCTCCACTGGCGCACCCGCCTCGACAGCTGGACTGCCGCCGACCAAGGGGCGATTGAGAAGAAGTATGCCCAGTCGTTCTGGTCAGATTTCCTCGCCTGCTTTGGTATCCCTGCCACGCGCATGGACTTGTTCGAGCAGGATGCCCGCCGCGGCTCAAGTGGCAACACCGGTTACATCGACCTGTTCTGGCCGTCGGTGGTCATCGGCGAGGCGAAGAAGCCAGGCGTCGACCTCCAAATTGCGGTCGACCAAGCCCGCGACTATCTCCAAGGCGGGTCTGTCTCCGACACTGAGCAGCCCCGCTACATCGTCGCCACCGACTTCGAGACTTTCCGCCTGCTGCGTCTCGGCGCTCCGGAGTACCGCTTCGACATCGCCTTTCCCCTCGCCGAGGTCACCGACCATGTCGATGAATTGAAGTTCCTCGCAGGCTACGACGACACCATGACCCGCGAGGAAGAAGAAGCGGCGTCCATCAAGGCGTCGAAAGTCATGGCCAACTTGTTCACTGCCATGGCAGGTGACGACGTAGACGAAAACGTCGCCGACGCCGCGCCGACGAACCCGGAGGACGAGGACGCGGATGTTCAACGAACATCGGTGTTCCTCACCCGTCTGCTGTTCTTGCTTTACGGCGACGATGCCGGCCTGTGGGAGCAGGACTTGTTCTACCGTTTCGTACTCGAGAGCACGACAAGTGAGAACCTCGGCTCACAGCTCGACGCGTTGTTCGATGTGCTCAACACCCCGGAGGGAAAGCGGCGTCGTGTCCCGGAGGCGATGGCCGCATTCCCCTACGTCAACGGTTCACTGTTTGACCGGGCGGGTGAGCTGCGCACCACGACGTTTTTCAGCCCCGAGATGCGCCATGCCCTGCTCGATGCCTGTCGTTTCCGGTGGACGGACATTTCCCCCGCTATCTTCGGTTCCCTGTTCCAGCTGGTGAAGTCCAAGGAAGCACGACGCGGTGATGGTGAGCACTATACCTCCGAGAAAAACATCCTGAAAACCCTGGGCCCGCTGTTCCTCGACGAACTGCGTGCCGAAGCTGACCGGTTGATCGCGGCCAAGACGGGTAGTGCGAAGAAGCAGGCGGAGAACCTCAAAGTATTCCTCGACCAGCTCGCCACCCACGTGTTCATCGACCCTGCCTGCGGGTCTGGAAACTTTCTCATCGTCGCCTACCGCGAACTGCGTCGCATAGAGACGGACTTAATCGTGGCTATCCGGCAGCGCGAGGGACTGACCGAGGACGCGCTGAACATTACGTGGGAGCAAAAACTTTCCATCGGCCAGTTCTACGGCATCGAGTTGAACTGGTGGCCGGCGAAGATCGCCGAGACTGCCATGTTCTTGGTCGATCATCAGGCCAACCGGGAGCTGGCCGATGCGGTGGGCATGGCCCCGGAGCGCTTGCCCATCACGATTACCGCGCATGTCCACCATGGCAACGCCCTGGCCGTGGACTGGGCGGACTTCGTGCCAGAGGTCACCGGACAGACCTACGTGTTCGGCAACCCACCGTTTCGTGGGGATGGGCGGGAGAAAGAGCAGCAGGCAGACCTGGCACGGGTGTGGGCTGGGAAGACCGCCGCCCTTTCGCGCCTGGACTTTGTGACTGGCTGGCATGCTAAGAGCTTGGATCTGTTAGCCAACCGACGTGGTTCTTTCGCTTTCGTGACGACGAACTCCATCGTGCAAGGCGATCAAGTGCCGCGTCTGTTCGGCCCGATCTTTAAGGCGGGCTGGCGTATCCGTTTTGCTCACCGCACGTTTTCGTGGGACTCCGAGGCTCCCGGCAAGGCGGCTGTTCACTGCGTCATTGTCGGTTTTGACCGTGCTAATGAACCGCGCCCTCGGTTGTGGGACTACCCGAGGATGAAAGCAGAACCAGTAGAAGTTCCGGTAGAGCGCGCGATCAACGCCTACCTCGTGGACGGGCCTAACGTGCTCGTCGAGAAAGAATCAAAGCCTATCTCACCTGTAGTCGAGAAAACAGCCTATGGTTCCAAGCCGACTGATGGTGGGCATCTGATCGTTGAACCACACGAGTTCGACGAAGTTACGGCTGACCCCATCGCCGCGAAGTATGTCCACCGCTACGTTGGCGCCCGCGAGCTACTGCATGGGGAGCAACGATGGTGCCTGTGGCTCGATGGGGCTGACCCGGATGACATTGCCCGTTCCCCGATCCTCAAACAGCGAGTGGAAGCGGTCCGGGACTTCCGCGCAGTGTCAAAAGCGGCCAGCACGCGAGATTTTGCGCAGTTCCCGAGCCTTTTCCGCCAGCGAGCCAAGATGCATACGGAATACCTGTCGATACCCATCCATGTCAGTGAACTTCGACGATATTACCCTGTTGAGCGTTTTGGCCCTGATGTCATTTCGAGTAATGCGAACTTCCAACTCGCCGACCCGACTGGTGTGCAGTTCGGGTTGATTTCGTCCTCGATGTTCATCACCTGGCAGAAGACAGTGGGCGGCCGGTTAGAATCGCGGTTACGCTTCGGTTCAACGTTGACGTGGTACACGTTTCCGATCCCTGATTTGGACGACTCCTCGCGCCAGCGCATCATCGCTGCGGGTGAGAAAGTCCTCGCTGCGCGCGAGCTGTATCCTGGACGCTCCCTGGCGCAGCACTACAACCCACTAGCGATGGACCCCGCCCTGGTCAAGGCGCACGACGCTCTCGACCGGGAGGTGGACAAGGCGATGGGGGCGCCACGCAAGCTCACTACGGAGCGACAGCGGCAAGAGCTACTGTTCGCCAACTACGGTACGCTAACCGCTACGGAGTAG
- a CDS encoding helix-turn-helix domain-containing protein, which produces MPVQPLQGLGNLASVEDFAAAVGSHTVTIRRLCREGQLPAIRVGARWLILTDELVTAARARCLDVDNGEGLRPYSDFLND; this is translated from the coding sequence ATGCCTGTTCAGCCACTACAGGGTTTGGGTAACTTGGCCAGCGTCGAGGATTTCGCGGCTGCTGTTGGTTCGCACACGGTTACGATTCGGCGGCTGTGTCGTGAGGGGCAACTACCGGCGATCCGCGTAGGTGCTCGGTGGTTGATCCTCACGGACGAGTTGGTTACCGCTGCGCGTGCCCGCTGCTTGGACGTTGATAACGGTGAGGGCCTACGACCTTATTCCGACTTCCTCAATGACTAA
- a CDS encoding YccF domain-containing protein, with translation MGLIRLILNIIWLITAGIWLFIAYILAGVIACIFIITIPFGVASFRIANYVLWPFGREVVQVDAGAASTIGNVVWFVVAGLWLALGHVATAVVQALTIIGLPLAWANLKLIPVTCFPFGKEIVS, from the coding sequence ATGGGCCTGATTCGTTTAATCCTCAATATCATTTGGCTGATCACTGCGGGAATCTGGCTGTTTATCGCTTACATCCTCGCCGGGGTGATCGCGTGCATCTTCATCATCACCATCCCGTTCGGGGTGGCGTCGTTCCGCATTGCCAATTACGTCCTCTGGCCGTTTGGCCGCGAGGTCGTGCAAGTGGATGCGGGTGCGGCCAGCACGATCGGCAACGTCGTGTGGTTCGTTGTCGCTGGCCTGTGGCTCGCCCTCGGCCACGTGGCCACCGCGGTGGTGCAGGCTCTGACCATCATCGGCCTCCCGCTGGCCTGGGCGAACCTGAAGCTCATCCCGGTGACCTGCTTCCCGTTTGGCAAGGAGATCGTTAGCTAG